The Streptomyces sp. Je 1-332 genome has a window encoding:
- the purH gene encoding bifunctional phosphoribosylaminoimidazolecarboxamide formyltransferase/IMP cyclohydrolase: MTAEGTHGSQRPIKRALISVYDKTGLEELARGLHEAGVELVSTGSTAAKIAATGVPVTKVEELTGFPECLDGRVKTLHPRVHAGILADLRLEDHQRQLADLGVEPFQLVVVNLYPFKATVASGATPDECVEQIDIGGPSMVRAAAKNHPSVSVITSPGRYADVLAAVRDGGFDLTARGRLAAEAFRHTAEYDLAVASWFADDYASDGTAFPEFIGSAYARKNVLRYGENPHQGAALYVDGNGGLAEAEQLHGKEMSYNNYTDTDAARRAAYDHDDPCVAIIKHANPCGIAIGSNVAEAHRKAHACDPLSAFGGVIAVNRPVSKEMAEQVADIFTEVIVAPEYEDGALEVLTKKKNIRVLRAHQAPANTVEVKQIDGGALLQVTDRLQADGDNPANWTLATGDALNAGELAELAFAWKASRAVKSNAILLAKDGASVGVGMGQVNRVDSAKLAVERAGEERAHGAYAASDAFFPFPDGLEILTAAGVKAVVQPGGSVRDELVVEAAKKAGVTMYFTGTRHFFH, translated from the coding sequence GTGACCGCCGAAGGTACGCACGGTTCGCAGCGCCCCATCAAGCGCGCGCTCATCAGCGTCTATGACAAGACCGGGCTCGAGGAGCTCGCGCGCGGGCTGCACGAGGCCGGCGTCGAGCTCGTCTCGACCGGTTCGACCGCCGCGAAGATCGCCGCCACCGGGGTGCCCGTCACCAAGGTCGAGGAGCTCACCGGCTTCCCCGAGTGCCTGGACGGCCGGGTCAAGACGCTGCACCCGCGCGTGCACGCCGGGATCCTCGCCGACCTGCGCCTGGAGGACCACCAGCGCCAGCTCGCCGACCTCGGCGTCGAACCGTTCCAGCTGGTCGTCGTGAACCTCTACCCCTTCAAGGCGACCGTCGCCTCGGGCGCGACGCCCGACGAGTGCGTCGAGCAGATCGACATCGGCGGCCCCTCGATGGTCCGCGCCGCCGCCAAGAACCACCCCTCGGTGTCGGTCATCACGAGCCCCGGCCGGTACGCCGACGTGCTCGCCGCCGTCCGTGACGGCGGTTTCGACCTGACCGCGCGGGGGCGCCTCGCTGCCGAAGCGTTCCGCCACACCGCCGAGTACGACCTCGCGGTCGCCTCGTGGTTCGCGGACGACTACGCGAGCGACGGCACGGCGTTCCCCGAGTTCATCGGCAGCGCGTACGCCCGCAAGAACGTCCTGCGTTACGGCGAGAACCCGCACCAGGGCGCGGCCCTCTACGTCGACGGCAATGGCGGCCTCGCCGAGGCCGAGCAGCTGCACGGCAAGGAGATGTCGTACAACAACTACACGGACACGGACGCCGCGCGACGTGCCGCGTACGACCACGACGACCCCTGCGTCGCGATCATCAAGCACGCCAACCCCTGTGGCATCGCGATCGGTTCGAACGTCGCCGAGGCGCACCGCAAGGCGCACGCCTGCGACCCGCTCTCCGCGTTCGGCGGCGTGATCGCCGTCAACCGCCCGGTCTCCAAGGAGATGGCGGAGCAGGTCGCCGACATCTTCACCGAGGTCATCGTGGCGCCCGAGTACGAGGACGGTGCGCTCGAAGTCCTCACCAAGAAGAAGAACATCCGCGTCCTGCGCGCTCACCAGGCCCCGGCCAACACGGTGGAGGTCAAGCAGATCGACGGCGGCGCGCTGCTCCAGGTCACCGACCGCCTCCAGGCCGACGGCGACAACCCCGCCAACTGGACGCTCGCCACGGGCGATGCCCTGAACGCCGGCGAACTCGCCGAACTGGCCTTCGCCTGGAAGGCGTCGCGCGCGGTGAAGTCCAACGCGATCCTGCTCGCCAAGGACGGCGCCTCGGTCGGCGTCGGCATGGGTCAGGTCAACCGCGTCGACTCCGCGAAGCTCGCCGTGGAGCGGGCCGGCGAGGAGCGCGCACACGGTGCGTACGCCGCATCGGACGCGTTCTTCCCGTTCCCCGACGGCCTGGAGATCCTGACCGCCGCGGGCGTCAAGGCCGTGGTGCAGCCGGGCGGTTCGGTCCGTGACGAGCTGGTCGTGGAGGCCGCGAAGAAGGCGGGCGTGACGATGTACTTCACGGGTACGCGGCACTTCTTCCACTGA
- a CDS encoding DUF6350 family protein, with protein MAGVTQITDRSSLLPPLKQLTERVRDRSPGLGTCLFGGAVAAGLGLGACAVLVMVLWISSPYPDSGPDGALHVAAAVWLLAHGTELIRTDTLSGAPAPVGVSPLLLMALPGWLAHRAARDAADPEGHGMAPRTAWCGVVGGYLLVGAAATLYAAGGALRPSWPSAVVHLPVVVAGAAAVGVWTALGRPRKPLPGVVRGGLHALPTGVRRFLVRRHVRAVTRAGAAGAVVLVGGGALLVAASLALHGGLARASFAQVTDVWSGRVAVLLLAMALVPNAAVWGAAYGLGPGFALGTGGVAGPLGVSAGPMLPAFPLLAAVPAEGAGTPLTWAVGAVPLAAGVAVGWFTARAAVPVRGERGEAWSAGRTALVAVAAAGLCGVALAGLAELAGGPMGVAALADFGPVWWQAGAAALGWAAVVGVPVAVTVRVWRLRTRKAAPREASPQEAPPRGVPPQEAPPEGAASRWAVLRWAVLRWAVPRWTWPRLPKPRLPQLQLRAPRLRLPRIPRRRQKPEPSGAGPTPEPFVPYDFLPQGPAAGVTDWHSDASREARWAALRDATTEERPPGA; from the coding sequence ATGGCCGGTGTGACTCAAATCACCGACCGCAGCTCACTGTTGCCGCCCCTCAAGCAGCTGACCGAAAGGGTCCGCGATCGCTCACCCGGACTGGGGACATGCCTGTTCGGAGGCGCCGTCGCGGCCGGGCTCGGCCTGGGCGCGTGTGCCGTCCTGGTGATGGTCCTCTGGATCAGTTCCCCCTACCCGGACAGCGGTCCCGACGGGGCGCTGCATGTCGCCGCCGCGGTCTGGCTGCTCGCCCACGGCACGGAGCTGATCAGGACGGACACGCTCTCCGGGGCCCCGGCGCCGGTCGGCGTCTCGCCGTTGCTCCTCATGGCGCTGCCGGGCTGGCTCGCGCACCGGGCGGCGCGGGACGCGGCGGATCCGGAGGGGCACGGGATGGCTCCGCGGACCGCGTGGTGCGGGGTGGTCGGCGGCTATCTGCTGGTCGGCGCCGCCGCGACGCTCTACGCGGCCGGGGGCGCTCTGCGGCCGTCGTGGCCGAGCGCGGTCGTGCACCTGCCGGTGGTCGTGGCGGGCGCGGCGGCGGTGGGGGTGTGGACGGCGCTGGGGCGGCCCCGGAAGCCGCTGCCCGGCGTGGTGCGGGGTGGTCTGCACGCGCTGCCCACGGGGGTACGTCGTTTCCTCGTACGCCGACACGTCCGCGCCGTCACGCGGGCGGGGGCGGCCGGGGCGGTGGTGCTCGTCGGCGGGGGAGCGCTTCTGGTCGCGGCGTCCCTCGCGCTGCACGGTGGCCTGGCGAGGGCGTCGTTCGCGCAGGTCACGGACGTGTGGTCGGGGCGCGTCGCGGTGCTGTTGCTCGCCATGGCGCTGGTGCCGAACGCGGCGGTGTGGGGCGCGGCGTACGGCCTCGGGCCCGGCTTCGCGCTCGGCACAGGGGGTGTGGCGGGGCCGCTGGGGGTGAGCGCGGGGCCGATGCTGCCGGCGTTCCCGTTGCTCGCGGCGGTGCCGGCGGAGGGAGCCGGAACGCCGTTGACGTGGGCGGTGGGTGCGGTGCCGTTGGCGGCGGGGGTCGCGGTCGGGTGGTTCACGGCGCGGGCGGCTGTGCCGGTGCGCGGGGAGCGGGGCGAGGCGTGGTCGGCGGGGCGGACGGCGCTGGTCGCCGTGGCGGCGGCGGGGCTGTGCGGGGTGGCGCTTGCGGGGCTCGCGGAGCTGGCGGGAGGCCCGATGGGGGTGGCCGCCCTGGCCGACTTCGGTCCTGTGTGGTGGCAGGCGGGGGCGGCGGCGCTGGGGTGGGCGGCGGTGGTGGGGGTGCCGGTCGCTGTGACGGTGCGGGTATGGCGCTTGCGGACGCGGAAGGCTGCGCCGCGGGAGGCTTCGCCGCAGGAGGCTCCGCCGCGGGGGGTTCCGCCGCAGGAGGCTCCGCCGGAGGGGGCCGCATCGCGGTGGGCCGTGCTGCGGTGGGCCGTGCTGCGCTGGGCGGTGCCGCGCTGGACGTGGCCGCGGTTGCCGAAGCCTCGGCTCCCTCAGCTGCAACTGAGGGCTCCTCGTCTGCGGCTCCCTCGGATTCCGCGCCGCCGCCAGAAGCCGGAGCCGTCGGGTGCGGGGCCGACGCCGGAGCCTTTCGTGCCGTACGACTTCCTGCCGCAGGGGCCTGCGGCCGGCGTGACGGACTGGCACAGCGACGCGTCCCGCGAGGCCCGCTGGGCGGCCCTCCGAGACGCCACCACGGAGGAGCGGCCGCCGGGGGCGTAG
- the purN gene encoding phosphoribosylglycinamide formyltransferase translates to MAKSPVAKRLVVLVSGSGTNLQALLDKIATDGTAGYGAEIVAVGADRDGIAGLERAEQAGIPTFVCRVKDHATRDEWDAALAEATASYAPDLVVSAGFMKIVGKEFLARFGGRFVNTHPALLPSFPGAHGVRDALAYGAKVTGCTVHFVDDGVDTGPIIAQGVVPVGDEDDESALHERIKEVERRLLVDVVGRLARNGYRIEGRKVLIP, encoded by the coding sequence GTGGCCAAGAGCCCTGTGGCCAAGCGCCTGGTCGTGCTGGTCTCCGGATCAGGCACGAATCTGCAGGCTCTGCTCGACAAGATCGCGACGGACGGGACGGCCGGCTACGGCGCCGAGATCGTCGCGGTCGGCGCCGACCGCGACGGCATCGCGGGGCTCGAGCGCGCCGAGCAGGCCGGGATTCCCACCTTCGTATGCCGGGTGAAGGACCACGCGACCCGCGACGAGTGGGACGCGGCGCTCGCCGAGGCGACCGCCTCGTACGCGCCCGATCTTGTCGTGTCGGCCGGGTTCATGAAGATCGTGGGGAAGGAATTCCTCGCTCGGTTCGGCGGCCGGTTCGTCAACACGCACCCCGCCCTGCTGCCCAGTTTCCCGGGGGCCCACGGTGTGCGCGACGCGCTCGCGTACGGCGCGAAGGTCACGGGATGCACCGTCCACTTCGTCGACGACGGCGTCGACACCGGCCCGATCATCGCCCAGGGCGTGGTCCCGGTCGGGGATGAGGACGACGAGAGCGCTCTGCACGAGCGCATCAAGGAAGTCGAGCGAAGGCTGCTCGTCGATGTCGTGGGGCGTCTGGCCCGTAACGGCTACCGCATTGAGGGACGAAAGGTACTTATCCCGTGA